One window of Silurus meridionalis isolate SWU-2019-XX chromosome 9, ASM1480568v1, whole genome shotgun sequence genomic DNA carries:
- the sdhaf2 gene encoding succinate dehydrogenase assembly factor 2, mitochondrial isoform X1 encodes MLSTAIRHAVKQVLPGVRSSPRSAVPLSALSRSYRGDAPDSEKIEIPLPPWEEKKNEPLDIKRKRLLYESRKRGMLENCILLSLFAKRYLESMSEYQLRQYDRLINEPSNDWDIYYWATEAQPTPDVYQGEVMELLKEFAKNREMEQRLDAPNLEYLDKSSQ; translated from the exons ATGCTTTCAACAGCGATTAGACATGCGGTGAAG CAGGTCCTGCCTGGTGTTCGGTCCTCCCCTCGCTCAGCCGTTCCGCTGTCGGCTCTGAGCCGCTCGTACCGTGGCGACGCTCCAGACTCTGAGAAAATTGAGATCCCGCTGCCTCCGtgggaggagaagaaaaatgagCCATTGGACATCAAGCGGAAACGTCTGTTGTATGAAAGCAGGAAGAGAGGCATGCTGGAGAACTGCATCCTGCTCAG TCTTTTTGCAAAGCGCTATCTGGAGAGTATGAGTGAATACCAGCTGCGCCAGTATGACCGCCTCATCAACGAGCCCAGCAATGACTGGGACATCTACTACTGGGCAACCG AAGCCCAACCTACCCCAGACGTGTATCAGGGAGAAGTGATGGAGCTGCTGAAAGAATTCGCCAAGAACAGAGAGATGGAGCAGAGGCTGGACGCCCCGAACCTGGAGTACCTCGATAAAAGCAGCCAGTGA
- the LOC124391485 gene encoding LOW QUALITY PROTEIN: cleavage and polyadenylation specificity factor subunit 7-like (The sequence of the model RefSeq protein was modified relative to this genomic sequence to represent the inferred CDS: inserted 1 base in 1 codon), translated as MAAAKTDGGATEHVDIYADLNTEECGDALEAEAEADALYDDVLTGSVDSESVLGKQSDDDGKAAVEFVGGGRFSVYIGNFNWWTSDNDLMTMARKQGVKDIIEIKFAENRTNGQSKGYAEIVVSTEESLRRLLETLPQCKINGXKVECRHVSRKNLAEFEALARKRIPLRLNPKSDSERAEGRNSSASSPSDLPPLPLPLAFPPVKPPPLMPPFYNTPPPPLPPPPLFSTPPPLFHPPSHHVQIPNTHHIPNTHPHAHIPHAHIPNTHMPNAHILNAHTHNSHTPSLHINPAFFPPNPAARLGTTNSSGSRARFSQPGDADFEELINRNRTIASSAITKAISAATSGDIRMAIETLYTATAVIKQSRVFFDKRCRVLVESLNDCLNSVETKCFPSSKRHRSRERARSRTRSRSRDRYRERSSSTDRDRERERGRDREHRDRH; from the exons ATGGCAGCCGCGAAGACTGATGGAGGGGCGACAGAGCACGTCGACATCTACGCAGATCTAAACACTGAGGAG TGCGGTGACGCTTTGGAAGCAGAAGCAGAAGCTGACGCTCTTTATGACGATGTGTTAACTGGATCAGTGGACAGCGAGAGCGTTCTGGGAAAGCAGAGCGACGACGATGGTAAAGCGGCGGTGGAATTTGTCGGAGGAGGGAGGTTCTCCGTCTACATCGGGAACTTTAACTGG TGGACATCAGACAATGATTTGATGACAATGGCACGGAAGCAGGGTGTGAAAGACATCATAGAAATTAAGTTTGCAGAGAACAGGACTAACGGTCAGTCCAAAGG CTATGCCGAGATTGTAGTGTCCACAGAAGAGTCCTTAAGGCGCTTATTGGAAACACTGCCACAGTGCAAGATAAACG AGAAAGTGGAGTGTCGGCATGTCTCACGGAAAAACCTGGCTGAGTTTGAGGCTCTGGCCAGAAAAC GAATACCGCTGCGTCTCAACCCTAAAAGTGATTCGGAGCGAGCAGAAGGAAGGAATTCCTCTGCGTCCTCTCCATCGGACCTGCCTCCCTTACCTTTGCCTTTGGCGTTTCCTCCAGTCAAACCCCCCCCCCTCATGCCCCCATTTTATAAcactcctccacctccactGCCTCCTCCCCCTCTTTTTAGCACTCCTCCTCCTTTGTTCCATCCACCCTCACATCATGTACAAATTcccaacacacaccacatcccCAACACACATCCCCATGCACACATCCCCCATGCACAcatccccaacacacacatgcctAATGCACACATTCTCAATGCACACACCCACAACTCGCACACGCCCTCGTTACACATCAACCCCGCCTTCTTCCCACCAAATCCCGCAGCACGCCTTGGCACCACAAACAGCAGCGGCAGCAGAGCAAGATTCAGCCAACCGGG GGATGCAGACTTTGAGGAACTGATAAACAGGAACAGAACGATTGCGAGCAGCGCCATCACTAAAGCCATTTCTGCAGCCACATCAG gTGACATCCGGATGGCCATAGAGACCCTGTACACAGCAACTGCGGTGATCAAACAGTCTCGTGTGTTCTTTGACAAGCGCTGTCGTGTGCTGGTTGAGTCCCTTAATGACTGTCTGAACTCTGTAGAGACCAAATGCTTCCCTTCAAG TAAGAGACACCGTTCTCGGGAGCGAGCGAGGAGCCGAACGAGGAGCCGATCAAGGGACCGATATCGAGAGCGCTCATCCagcacagacagagacagagagcgggAGCGAGGCCGTGATCGTGAGCACAGAGACAGGCATTGA
- the sdhaf2 gene encoding succinate dehydrogenase assembly factor 2, mitochondrial isoform X2: protein MLSTAIRHAVKVLPGVRSSPRSAVPLSALSRSYRGDAPDSEKIEIPLPPWEEKKNEPLDIKRKRLLYESRKRGMLENCILLSLFAKRYLESMSEYQLRQYDRLINEPSNDWDIYYWATEAQPTPDVYQGEVMELLKEFAKNREMEQRLDAPNLEYLDKSSQ, encoded by the exons ATGCTTTCAACAGCGATTAGACATGCGGTGAAG GTCCTGCCTGGTGTTCGGTCCTCCCCTCGCTCAGCCGTTCCGCTGTCGGCTCTGAGCCGCTCGTACCGTGGCGACGCTCCAGACTCTGAGAAAATTGAGATCCCGCTGCCTCCGtgggaggagaagaaaaatgagCCATTGGACATCAAGCGGAAACGTCTGTTGTATGAAAGCAGGAAGAGAGGCATGCTGGAGAACTGCATCCTGCTCAG TCTTTTTGCAAAGCGCTATCTGGAGAGTATGAGTGAATACCAGCTGCGCCAGTATGACCGCCTCATCAACGAGCCCAGCAATGACTGGGACATCTACTACTGGGCAACCG AAGCCCAACCTACCCCAGACGTGTATCAGGGAGAAGTGATGGAGCTGCTGAAAGAATTCGCCAAGAACAGAGAGATGGAGCAGAGGCTGGACGCCCCGAACCTGGAGTACCTCGATAAAAGCAGCCAGTGA
- the polr2l gene encoding DNA-directed RNA polymerases I, II, and III subunit RPABC5, which produces MIIPIRCFTCGKIVGNKWEAYLGLLQAEYTEGDALDALGLKRYCCRRMLLSHVDLIEKLLNYAPLEK; this is translated from the exons ATGATCATCCCGATCCGCTGTTTTACCTGCGGGAAGATTGTAGGGAACAAGTGGGAGGCTTATCTGGGTCTCCTTCAGGCAGAATACACAGAGGG AGACGCTCTGGATGCGCTGGGCTTAAAGAGGTACTGCTGTCGAAGGATGCTGCTCTCTCACGTCGATCTGATTGAGAAACTGCTGAACTACGCCCCGCTGGAGAAATAA